A portion of the Pedobacter cryoconitis genome contains these proteins:
- a CDS encoding non-ribosomal peptide synthetase, with product MLEDVYPLSPLQEGLYYHWLQNPGSPNYFAQISFTITGNLDIGVLRESYHGLVSRHAIARTFFTQNFGENLLQVVRKDTVSDFEHIVLSKGKTSAETYRIQDREKGFNLHKGSQMRLTILEFENNTYEFIWSHHHILMDGWCLSILIREFFEIYYHLLVGRKADLKKIIPYSTYIKWLAKVDKALSLSYWQNYLDNYQQLSSIPSAFQLKKVDEPVSRQHTFYIEGAQREFIRDFCSGQSITENTFFQSLWAVLLSKYNNVNDIVFGTVVSGRPAELEGVEDMIGLFINTIPVRVQTDNETTFRTLVKEFQRNFLRGTDHHYVQLADINSNSALGQNLFDHILVFENYPVQKMDGVSVESAENVNSDHISLSSVETFDQTNYNFWITIASRDTIKITIGYNNHVYDQATAELVQSHMENLLSSIIKNDTSLLRNLDYLSTSEKLALLEDFNATSVAYPKEQTLVDLFAEQVLEHPEKTAVVFEGRHLSYGELDQESNRLAAYLRSVYQIVPGELIGVRLDRSEWLIISLLGVLKSGGAYVPIDPGYPEERIEFMISDSGCKVLLDRAELDHFCSVSSAYSDSVQPLEHSPSDLMYVLYTSGSTGKPKGCMLEHGGVLNRLWWMWNHYGFSQDDIILQKTTFSFDVSVWELFLPLCWGARMVMCSAEDSGSPEQLSDLIFRESVTALHFVPSMLNLFIETIFEEEASLERLSGLRLVFTSGEALPLSSVHHWYNKLDVPLHNLYGPTEASIDVTYYPTSPIDERIPIGKPISNTQIFILDRQDQLCGIGIAGEICLGGVGLARGYLNQAALTAEKFVTNPYRLGERMYRTGDLGRWLADGNVEYIGRMDEQVKIRGYRIELGEIDNALQGHAAISGAVVLAPLNNLGERELKAYITGEGDVDPLVLKSYLGQLLPSYMVPQAYVQLDVIPLTMSGKADRKALQGYGGKELGLVSVHVAPRTETERQLVEIWSEVLGRDPDQIGISSNFFELGGHSLKVIRLISHISKTFEVKLNLNDPFEYPTLEQLASLINTSAKTAFIRITPVAPAKSYVLSSSQRRLWILSKFKGGNTAYNISGSYVFEGNINIDALRYALNSLIERHESLRTVFREDDKSEVRQFILDSAELNFNMTYIDSVFKQENDITEETRQQLLTPFDLDKGPLIAAALHKVKGQKWIFSYVIHHIISDDWSMGIIIKELLMIYNSYVNGQTNPLKPLRIQYKDYAAWQEIQLSGKNLDLHRAYWLDQFDGKIPVLEFVADKPRPVIKSYKGGVIGRKIRLDLISNFKNILQKQDTTLFMGLLSVVNVLLNKFTNQQDIIIGTSMVSRDHADLESQIGFFVNTIALRTRFSNDDSYLTLLSKVKDVTLGAYQHQIYPFDELVNDLSLERDTSRHPLFDVMVVLQNVEKKFNQNEEGLNGLSVSGLEQSEEVNSKFDFTFFFSDNDNELNLNVVYNSQIYHKSTIEQLFLHFEQLLEAIVKKPSVPISQLDYLDASTKRYLLNEVNQSFANYPQSTNIIELFEQQVLKTPDKIAVIFENITLTYSELNDHANKLANYLLTNHAIKTNDIIGIMLDRSEKIIISILGILKSGAAYLPIDPDYPVGRKKYMLEDSGLNLLITQADYIFELDYYAHHIFAIDVQLDELELVTDNLAVKIAKDNLAYIIYTSGSTGQPKGVTIRHLSLIDYYYGITETTNIKSCEKFGLLSTVAADLGNTIIYTSLLFGGTLQVFSASDAMSYEKIASAELDCIKIVPTHWKALQDDNRLLIPNKCLILGGEQFSRDIIDHIRLHGGKCEVYNHYGPTETTIGKLIKKIDLDILYDKVPLGRPFGNTSVFLLDDKNKLVPFGVIGEIAIGGYGLSAGYLNKPDLTRNTFIDHPFFEGEKLYKTGDFGRWNSEEDLVYEGRKDNQIKIRGYRIELGEIEYALQRYPNIADAVVVDQLNKDGERELIAYVVGNEVVDVQVVRDYLNKNVPAYMIPQNIIQLEELPLMSNGKLDRNALPEINTSGRISDTIYQAPKSETEIRLVSLWSEVLGVDESEIGVKANFFDLGGHSLRTTRLASQIYKRFGAKLDFYDLFTTIVLEDQAILIDNSKKMDYLEIPKAVSCNAYVLSSSQRRIWILSQFEDGNLAYNVPGAYVFDEELNIDVLQYAFTCLIDRHEILRTVFMENEQGELMQFIMTGEDLGFTVNIVDLRSFKENDNRLREMVENDFSLPFNLVKGPLLRATLYQVEDKKWVLSYVTHHIISDGWSMGVLMRELLNFYGSQLNGTPALLPELRIQYKDYAVWQQQQLIAETLSAQKEYWLTQFSGELPVLNLSGDRPRPIFKTYKGGTIKAAIDTGLTSAFKLLLQNEDSTLFMGLLAVVNGLLNRYSGQEDIIVGSPIAGRYHADLEGQIGFYVNTLALRVRSKGTASYLELLKMVKQVTLGAYVNQMFPFDTLVNELQIERDMSRHPLFDVMIVLQGQEFAQRQGNVGHTGLKVSSYDGKKNIVSKFDLLFAFVESDGNLVVNLEYNSDIFNHEKADQLLRHFEQLLHCIVRHPLLAINQLDYLDETEKKRLFNLGGVIPAYKNDLSVLDLFNEQVKRTPDRFVISYENKQLTYRQLDELSDNGAAYLYSKYNISADDLIGISLDRTEKMIIAMLSVLKSGGAYVPFDSSYPVERIKYMQADSQCKIVLDEKEYKDLILYTSSDTIKPVIKINNTSLAYVLYTSGSTGKPKGVMVEHAALFNTIQAHLSILELKPVDKVLQFFASSFDASIYEIFTTITSGACLFIINDTDKKDPHLLEEFLQKNEISFASLPPVYFKILKLDAIRTLKKVLTGGEQVDLQSVRAYTDQGTYFNAYGPTEICVAATIFKLNQGKDPGDYLIPIGKPISGAHVYIVDKDMRLLPEGVTGEIVIGGAGLARGYMNNILLTTEKFLQSPFNSNERVYKTGDLGKWQTNGNLVFSGRIDSQVKINGHRIELSEIENVLVNYNGIKAAVVLEQINTTGRHELIAYIVSEQEQKISNLREYLKNILPNYMIPSHFMQLDSLPLMPNGKVNRNSISKMKGQLLDSEKEYIAPRSLAEAELATIWEQILNKEMISVNDNYFELGGDSMVAVKMMSVINRKMNIGLKIKDLFSNPSIQEMAIFITGTNATDKKSLSYINLEIESQLDVSFQKISELKRYSEVPKQVLVTGATGFVGAYLLKELLDHTKTIIYCLVRGENAGKAKSRVIEKLKYYNIYKSHYESRIIAVPGNLSKPNLGLSVADYENLSDNLDYIYHTAAYMDLISSYQQLKPSNVGGNIEIVRLAVTKKLKKVVYTSTLSIFSSSDGKMNYEADPIDHEEHSSVSGYAGSKWVGEKIMLKSMAAGLPVQIHRLGLISGDKITGKMPKEQWFPKLLKSCYEMGVYPREYTVPITPVDFVSKSILNLSLQTDLKTNIFHLTNVRNIFLKEFLHNADEVSKELVEIDGENWLMKLYELSEHSPLPITPLIDFSATKSSADDGPDIKYAVRINSYSTEHTLKILEGIDITFPEERHYTAKYLKNLI from the coding sequence ATGCTTGAAGATGTTTATCCATTAAGTCCATTGCAGGAGGGGCTATATTATCATTGGCTGCAAAACCCAGGCTCACCCAACTATTTTGCACAGATTTCTTTTACAATAACCGGAAATCTTGATATTGGAGTTTTAAGGGAAAGTTATCATGGATTGGTATCCAGACATGCAATAGCCAGAACTTTTTTTACTCAGAATTTTGGTGAAAATTTGCTTCAGGTTGTGAGGAAAGACACTGTTTCTGATTTTGAACATATTGTTCTGTCTAAAGGAAAAACTTCTGCTGAGACTTACAGAATTCAGGATAGGGAAAAAGGATTTAATCTGCACAAAGGCTCCCAGATGCGGCTGACCATTTTAGAATTTGAAAATAATACTTATGAGTTTATATGGAGCCACCATCATATTTTAATGGATGGCTGGTGTCTTAGTATTTTAATCAGAGAGTTTTTTGAAATATACTATCATCTCCTGGTAGGAAGGAAAGCAGATCTTAAGAAAATTATTCCTTATTCTACTTACATAAAGTGGCTGGCAAAGGTAGATAAGGCTCTGTCTTTAAGCTATTGGCAAAACTATTTGGATAATTATCAACAGCTGAGCAGCATACCTTCAGCTTTCCAACTTAAAAAAGTTGATGAACCTGTCTCCAGACAACATACTTTTTACATCGAGGGAGCTCAACGTGAATTTATCAGGGATTTTTGCAGTGGCCAGTCGATCACAGAAAATACATTCTTTCAATCTTTGTGGGCGGTATTGCTTAGCAAATACAACAATGTAAATGACATTGTATTTGGTACTGTAGTATCTGGCAGACCCGCAGAGCTGGAAGGAGTTGAAGATATGATAGGGCTGTTTATCAATACAATACCCGTACGTGTTCAGACAGACAATGAAACTACTTTTAGGACTTTAGTTAAAGAATTTCAGCGAAATTTCTTACGGGGTACGGACCATCACTATGTACAACTTGCAGATATAAATTCGAATTCTGCTCTTGGACAGAACCTTTTCGACCATATATTGGTTTTTGAAAATTATCCAGTACAGAAGATGGATGGAGTATCAGTTGAGAGTGCCGAAAATGTGAATTCAGATCATATTTCTCTGTCTTCAGTAGAGACATTTGATCAGACAAACTATAATTTCTGGATAACTATAGCTTCTAGGGACACCATTAAAATCACTATAGGATATAATAACCATGTGTATGATCAGGCAACCGCAGAACTTGTTCAATCACACATGGAGAACCTTTTATCTTCAATTATAAAAAATGACACCTCATTACTGAGAAATCTGGATTACCTGTCTACGTCAGAGAAGTTAGCGCTGTTGGAGGATTTTAATGCTACAAGTGTTGCTTATCCGAAGGAACAGACCTTGGTAGATCTGTTTGCTGAACAGGTGTTGGAGCATCCGGAAAAGACTGCTGTTGTATTTGAAGGGAGGCATTTGAGTTATGGTGAACTTGACCAGGAGTCAAACCGTTTGGCAGCGTATTTACGTTCTGTTTATCAGATTGTTCCTGGTGAGCTAATCGGGGTTAGGCTGGATCGCAGTGAATGGTTGATTATTAGTTTGTTAGGAGTACTGAAATCTGGAGGTGCGTATGTTCCTATAGATCCTGGGTATCCTGAAGAGCGTATTGAGTTTATGATTTCAGACAGTGGGTGTAAGGTCTTGCTTGATAGGGCAGAACTTGATCATTTCTGTTCGGTTTCATCAGCTTACAGCGATTCGGTGCAGCCATTGGAGCACAGTCCATCGGATCTGATGTATGTTTTATATACTTCAGGTTCCACAGGGAAACCCAAAGGATGTATGCTTGAGCATGGTGGTGTATTGAATCGTTTGTGGTGGATGTGGAACCATTATGGTTTTAGTCAGGATGACATTATTTTACAGAAGACGACCTTCAGCTTTGATGTTTCGGTATGGGAACTATTTCTTCCATTATGCTGGGGGGCGCGTATGGTGATGTGTTCGGCTGAGGACAGCGGATCACCAGAACAGCTGTCGGATTTGATTTTCCGTGAGTCAGTGACGGCTTTACACTTTGTTCCATCGATGCTGAACCTGTTTATCGAGACTATTTTTGAAGAGGAAGCATCATTGGAAAGGCTATCTGGTTTACGTTTAGTATTTACCAGCGGAGAGGCCCTGCCTTTATCTTCTGTTCATCATTGGTATAATAAACTGGATGTTCCATTACATAATTTATATGGACCAACAGAGGCAAGTATTGATGTCACATATTATCCAACGTCACCGATAGATGAACGGATTCCAATCGGCAAGCCGATTAGCAATACACAGATATTCATTTTGGATCGTCAGGACCAGTTATGCGGTATCGGTATAGCGGGGGAGATTTGTTTGGGAGGTGTGGGTCTTGCGCGTGGTTATCTGAACCAGGCAGCATTGACGGCAGAGAAGTTTGTAACAAATCCTTACCGCTTGGGAGAACGGATGTACCGTACTGGAGACCTGGGGCGCTGGCTTGCTGATGGTAATGTGGAGTATATTGGTCGCATGGATGAACAGGTTAAGATCCGTGGTTACCGGATCGAGCTTGGAGAAATTGATAATGCGTTACAGGGGCATGCTGCTATAAGCGGAGCAGTTGTTCTTGCACCCTTAAATAATTTAGGGGAGCGTGAACTTAAGGCTTATATCACTGGTGAGGGAGATGTGGATCCGTTGGTACTGAAGAGTTACCTGGGGCAGTTATTGCCTTCATATATGGTGCCACAGGCTTATGTCCAGCTGGATGTGATCCCGCTGACGATGAGTGGCAAGGCAGACCGTAAAGCATTACAGGGATATGGGGGGAAAGAACTGGGGCTGGTTTCAGTTCACGTTGCTCCGCGTACAGAAACTGAGAGACAGCTGGTAGAGATATGGAGTGAGGTATTGGGACGTGATCCTGATCAGATCGGGATCAGTTCAAACTTTTTTGAACTGGGTGGACATAGTTTGAAAGTTATTCGTTTGATAAGTCATATATCCAAAACATTTGAAGTAAAGCTTAATTTAAATGACCCTTTTGAATATCCAACTTTAGAACAACTGGCTTCATTAATTAATACTTCAGCAAAAACGGCATTTATAAGAATTACGCCGGTTGCCCCAGCAAAAAGTTATGTGCTTTCTTCTTCACAAAGAAGATTATGGATACTAAGTAAATTTAAAGGTGGCAATACAGCTTATAATATATCTGGTTCCTATGTTTTTGAAGGAAATATTAATATAGATGCTTTACGGTATGCACTGAATTCTTTAATTGAGCGTCACGAAAGTCTTCGTACTGTTTTTAGAGAAGATGATAAAAGTGAAGTGAGACAATTTATCCTTGATTCTGCAGAACTGAATTTTAATATGACTTATATAGATTCTGTATTTAAGCAAGAAAATGACATTACAGAAGAGACCAGACAGCAATTATTGACTCCGTTTGATTTAGATAAGGGACCATTAATAGCGGCAGCCTTACATAAGGTAAAAGGACAGAAATGGATATTCAGCTATGTAATCCACCATATTATCAGTGATGATTGGTCTATGGGAATTATTATTAAAGAGCTTTTAATGATCTATAATTCTTATGTAAATGGCCAGACTAATCCTTTAAAACCTTTGAGAATCCAGTATAAGGACTATGCAGCCTGGCAAGAAATTCAACTAAGCGGTAAAAATCTGGACTTACACAGAGCATATTGGTTAGATCAGTTTGATGGTAAAATACCGGTTTTAGAATTTGTAGCAGATAAACCCAGACCGGTCATCAAATCTTATAAAGGAGGTGTTATTGGTAGAAAAATAAGATTGGATTTAATAAGCAATTTTAAAAATATACTTCAGAAACAAGATACAACCTTATTTATGGGATTGCTTTCTGTTGTGAACGTATTGCTAAATAAATTTACTAATCAGCAGGATATCATTATTGGTACTTCAATGGTGAGCAGGGACCACGCAGATCTGGAATCTCAAATAGGATTCTTTGTAAATACGATCGCACTCCGAACGCGTTTTAGTAACGATGATAGCTACCTAACCTTACTCAGTAAAGTAAAAGATGTTACGTTAGGTGCTTATCAACATCAAATCTATCCATTCGATGAGCTGGTCAATGATTTGAGCCTAGAACGTGATACCAGCAGACATCCACTGTTTGATGTCATGGTAGTGCTTCAGAATGTAGAAAAAAAATTCAATCAGAATGAAGAAGGTCTGAATGGGTTAAGTGTAAGTGGGTTAGAGCAATCGGAGGAAGTAAACAGTAAATTTGATTTCACATTTTTCTTCTCTGATAACGATAATGAACTCAATCTGAATGTCGTTTATAACAGTCAGATTTATCATAAGAGCACTATTGAACAATTATTCCTGCATTTTGAACAGCTGCTGGAGGCTATTGTGAAGAAGCCTTCAGTCCCAATTTCTCAATTGGATTATCTGGACGCTTCTACAAAAAGATATTTATTAAATGAGGTTAATCAATCTTTTGCTAATTACCCTCAAAGTACAAATATAATAGAGTTATTTGAACAGCAGGTTTTAAAAACTCCCGATAAGATAGCAGTTATCTTCGAAAATATAACACTGACCTATAGTGAATTGAATGATCATGCTAATAAACTGGCCAACTATTTACTGACTAATCATGCAATCAAAACAAATGATATCATCGGTATCATGTTAGACAGATCAGAAAAAATAATTATTAGCATACTGGGCATTTTAAAGTCAGGAGCAGCTTATCTACCTATTGATCCTGATTATCCTGTAGGACGGAAAAAATATATGTTAGAAGATTCCGGCCTAAATTTACTGATTACCCAGGCTGATTATATTTTTGAACTTGATTATTATGCGCATCATATTTTTGCAATTGACGTGCAGCTGGATGAATTGGAGCTGGTTACTGATAATTTGGCAGTTAAAATAGCTAAAGATAATCTGGCTTATATTATTTACACATCAGGTTCAACCGGTCAGCCTAAGGGTGTTACCATCAGGCATCTTTCACTGATAGATTATTACTATGGAATTACTGAAACTACGAATATTAAAAGTTGCGAAAAATTTGGTCTTTTGTCGACGGTTGCAGCTGATTTAGGAAATACAATTATTTACACAAGTTTATTATTTGGAGGGACACTTCAAGTGTTTTCAGCATCTGACGCAATGAGTTATGAAAAAATTGCATCAGCAGAACTGGATTGTATTAAAATTGTACCGACTCATTGGAAAGCACTTCAGGATGATAATAGGCTGTTGATTCCTAATAAGTGTTTAATTCTGGGTGGTGAGCAATTTAGCCGGGATATTATTGATCATATTAGGTTACATGGTGGTAAATGTGAGGTATATAATCACTATGGACCTACAGAGACAACCATAGGGAAATTAATCAAAAAGATAGATTTAGATATTTTATATGATAAAGTCCCGCTAGGCAGACCATTTGGAAACACAAGTGTTTTCTTGTTGGATGATAAAAATAAGCTGGTTCCATTTGGTGTTATTGGTGAAATAGCAATTGGTGGTTATGGTTTATCTGCTGGTTATTTAAACAAACCTGATTTAACCAGAAATACTTTTATTGATCATCCATTTTTTGAGGGGGAAAAATTATATAAAACAGGTGATTTTGGTCGGTGGAATTCAGAAGAAGATTTGGTTTATGAAGGGAGAAAGGATAACCAGATCAAAATAAGAGGATATCGTATAGAGCTGGGAGAAATTGAATATGCATTACAGCGTTATCCGAATATAGCTGATGCGGTTGTCGTAGACCAGCTAAATAAAGATGGAGAACGGGAGCTTATAGCTTATGTGGTAGGTAATGAGGTTGTTGATGTTCAGGTTGTCCGCGATTATCTGAATAAAAATGTGCCAGCTTATATGATTCCGCAAAATATAATTCAGCTTGAGGAATTACCTTTGATGTCCAATGGGAAATTGGATAGGAATGCTCTTCCTGAAATAAATACATCCGGCCGTATATCTGATACCATTTATCAAGCCCCTAAGAGTGAAACAGAAATTCGATTGGTCAGTCTATGGAGTGAGGTTCTGGGGGTCGACGAATCAGAGATCGGAGTAAAAGCGAATTTCTTTGATTTAGGTGGACACAGTTTAAGAACAACACGTCTGGCAAGTCAAATCTATAAAAGGTTCGGTGCTAAACTGGATTTTTATGATCTTTTTACAACAATTGTACTTGAAGATCAGGCCATATTAATTGATAATTCCAAAAAAATGGATTATCTAGAAATTCCCAAGGCGGTATCTTGTAATGCCTATGTTTTATCATCATCTCAACGAAGAATTTGGATACTGAGTCAATTTGAAGATGGAAATTTAGCTTATAATGTTCCTGGAGCGTATGTGTTTGACGAAGAATTGAATATAGATGTTTTACAATATGCCTTTACATGTTTGATTGATCGTCATGAGATACTGAGAACTGTGTTCATGGAAAATGAGCAGGGTGAGTTAATGCAATTTATCATGACTGGTGAAGATTTGGGATTTACTGTAAATATAGTGGATTTAAGAAGTTTTAAAGAAAATGACAACCGCCTACGGGAAATGGTGGAGAATGATTTTAGCTTACCTTTTAACTTAGTAAAGGGGCCACTTCTGCGAGCAACATTGTATCAGGTTGAAGATAAAAAATGGGTTTTAAGCTATGTAACTCATCATATTATTAGTGACGGATGGTCAATGGGAGTTTTAATGAGAGAGTTGCTAAACTTCTATGGCTCTCAGCTAAACGGTACTCCTGCGTTATTACCAGAACTAAGAATCCAATACAAGGACTACGCAGTATGGCAACAGCAACAGCTTATAGCAGAAACTCTGTCGGCCCAGAAAGAGTATTGGTTAACACAGTTTTCAGGCGAACTCCCTGTCTTAAATTTGTCGGGTGACCGACCTCGTCCGATTTTCAAAACTTATAAGGGAGGAACAATAAAAGCAGCTATCGATACCGGGCTTACAAGTGCCTTTAAGTTGTTGCTTCAAAATGAGGATTCAACTTTGTTTATGGGGCTTCTTGCTGTTGTTAATGGGTTGTTAAACCGGTATTCCGGACAAGAAGATATAATCGTAGGAAGTCCAATTGCTGGAAGATATCATGCGGATCTGGAAGGGCAGATTGGGTTTTATGTAAACACTTTGGCTTTAAGGGTACGATCTAAAGGGACAGCGAGCTATCTGGAACTTTTAAAAATGGTTAAACAAGTTACACTAGGAGCCTATGTAAATCAGATGTTTCCTTTTGACACCTTAGTTAATGAATTACAGATAGAAAGAGACATGAGTAGGCACCCTCTTTTTGATGTAATGATTGTTCTTCAGGGACAGGAATTTGCTCAAAGACAGGGAAATGTTGGCCATACGGGGCTGAAGGTATCTTCATACGATGGAAAGAAAAATATAGTAAGTAAGTTTGATTTATTATTTGCCTTTGTAGAATCAGATGGGAATCTGGTAGTCAACTTAGAGTACAATAGTGATATTTTTAACCATGAAAAAGCTGATCAGTTGCTGCGTCATTTCGAACAGCTATTGCACTGTATTGTCAGACATCCCTTGTTGGCAATTAATCAACTCGATTATCTGGATGAAACAGAAAAGAAAAGACTGTTTAATTTAGGAGGGGTAATACCTGCATATAAAAATGATCTCAGTGTTTTAGACCTTTTTAATGAGCAGGTTAAAAGGACTCCAGATAGATTTGTGATCAGTTATGAAAATAAACAACTCACATATAGACAGCTCGATGAATTGTCGGATAATGGAGCGGCTTATTTATATTCAAAATATAATATTTCAGCAGATGATCTTATTGGAATCAGTCTTGACCGGACGGAGAAGATGATCATCGCAATGCTTAGTGTGTTAAAATCGGGAGGTGCATATGTACCTTTTGATTCATCATATCCTGTCGAACGTATCAAATATATGCAGGCTGACAGCCAATGTAAAATTGTACTGGATGAAAAAGAATATAAAGATCTTATTCTTTATACCTCATCTGACACAATAAAACCGGTCATTAAGATCAATAATACAAGTCTGGCATATGTATTGTATACATCTGGTTCTACTGGTAAGCCGAAAGGTGTAATGGTGGAGCATGCTGCACTTTTCAACACCATCCAGGCCCATCTTTCTATACTTGAATTAAAACCGGTAGATAAGGTACTTCAATTCTTTGCCTCGTCGTTCGACGCGTCAATTTATGAGATCTTTACCACAATCACTTCGGGAGCTTGTTTGTTTATTATTAACGACACAGATAAGAAAGACCCTCATTTACTGGAAGAATTTCTACAGAAAAATGAAATTAGTTTTGCAAGCCTACCGCCTGTATATTTTAAAATATTAAAGCTTGATGCCATAAGAACACTGAAGAAGGTCTTAACTGGTGGCGAACAGGTTGATTTGCAAAGTGTGAGAGCTTATACTGATCAGGGAACTTATTTTAATGCATACGGACCCACAGAAATATGTGTAGCAGCAACAATTTTTAAACTGAATCAGGGAAAAGACCCGGGGGATTACCTTATCCCAATTGGGAAACCTATTTCTGGAGCCCATGTTTATATTGTTGATAAAGATATGAGACTATTGCCGGAAGGAGTCACTGGAGAAATCGTGATCGGTGGTGCAGGATTGGCGAGAGGATATATGAATAACATATTACTTACTACTGAGAAATTTCTGCAAAGTCCTTTTAACAGTAATGAACGGGTATACAAAACCGGTGACCTTGGAAAATGGCAGACAAATGGGAACCTAGTATTCAGTGGAAGAATTGATAGCCAGGTAAAGATTAACGGGCATAGAATTGAATTATCTGAAATTGAAAATGTGCTCGTTAATTATAATGGGATCAAAGCAGCAGTAGTTCTAGAACAAATAAACACCACGGGAAGACATGAACTGATCGCTTATATCGTTTCTGAACAGGAGCAGAAGATTTCGAATCTTAGAGAATATCTGAAAAATATTCTTCCCAATTATATGATTCCATCTCATTTTATGCAACTCGATAGTTTACCTCTGATGCCAAATGGTAAGGTCAACAGAAATAGTATTTCAAAAATGAAAGGGCAACTGCTTGACTCTGAAAAGGAATATATAGCACCGCGTAGCTTAGCTGAAGCTGAGTTGGCAACTATCTGGGAGCAGATTTTAAATAAAGAGATGATCAGTGTTAATGATAATTATTTTGAGCTTGGCGGAGATTCAATGGTCGCTGTAAAAATGATGTCGGTTATTAATCGTAAAATGAATATTGGACTGAAAATTAAAGATCTGTTCAGTAATCCAAGTATTCAGGAAATGGCAATATTTATAACTGGTACTAATGCTACCGATAAAAAGTCATTGTCTTACATCAATCTAGAAATAGAAAGCCAATTGGACGTTTCTTTTCAAAAAATATCGGAGTTAAAAAGATATAGTGAAGTACCTAAGCAGGTATTGGTTACTGGAGCAACTGGTTTCGTTGGCGCTTACCTTCTGAAGGAATTACTAGACCATACCAAAACTATTATTTACTGTCTTGTCCGGGGAGAAAATGCTGGAAAAGCAAAAAGTAGAGTTATAGAAAAATTAAAGTATTACAATATCTACAAATCTCATTATGAGAGCAGAATCATTGCTGTACCAGGAAACCTATCTAAACCAAATCTTGGACTTTCAGTTGCTGATTATGAAAATCTTTCAGATAATCTTGATTATATCTATCATACAGCTGCTTATATGGATTTGATATCATCTTATCAGCAGCTTAAACCTTCCAATGTAGGCGGTAATATTGAAATAGTCCGTCTGGCAGTAACCAAAAAATTAAAAAAGGTAGTATACACTTCAACGCTTTCAATTTTCTCTTCCAGCGATGGAAAAATGAATTATGAAGCTGATCCTATTGATCATGAAGAGCATTCAAGTGTATCGGGGTATGCCGGGTCAAAATGGGTTGGTGAAAAAATTATGCTGAAAAGTATGGCGGCAGGTTTACCGGTACAAATTCATAGACTTGGTTTGATATCGGGAGATAAAATTACAGGGAAAATGCCTAAAGAACAATGGTTCCCAAAACTATTGAAATCATGTTACGAAATGGGGGTATACCCAAGGGAGTACACAGTTCCTATTACTCCAGTGGACTTTGTCTCTAAGTCAATTTTAAATTTGTCTCTACAAACGGATCTAAAAACAAATATTTTTCATTTAACCAATGTAAGAAACATATTTCTCAAAGAATTCCTGCACAATGCAGATGAAGTATCCAAGGAGCTTGTAGAAATAGATGGTGAAAACTGGTTGATGAAGTTATATGAATTGTCTGAACACTCCCCTTTGCCTATCACACCACTGATCGACTTTAGCGCGACAAAATCATCTGCTGATGATGGACCTGATATTAAATATGCTGTGCGGATTAATAGCTACTCCACTGAACATACACTAAAAATACTTGAGGGAATTGATATTACCTTCCCTGAGGAAAGACATTATACCGCAAAATATTTGAAAAATCTTATTTAA